Proteins from one cyanobiont of Ornithocercus magnificus genomic window:
- a CDS encoding phage capsid protein yields the protein MEDTLLAIGLSVLMTKSEAELWEALSQSRKVRLEPSWLGETYSVSLPYEIRKVLCERLGILADKGWPIIKQLVNDYGAQPELIYAAGLCHQSAARKWLLKQLQKADLEANLALLKALECWGAEVPCSVIKQSLKSPSQAHRIAGLNLLMFKAHQLDDETLLQLCEVALVDWRDPVVIAAVRILQRRGSPAICKRLTNLCYQSCGLVARTVLLALGYINSPSSRQQLLKLSETLSDDKLSSEARKQLRQQF from the coding sequence GTGGAAGATACACTCTTAGCTATTGGACTTAGTGTTTTGATGACTAAGAGCGAAGCAGAACTTTGGGAAGCTTTATCTCAATCTCGTAAAGTCCGCCTAGAGCCATCTTGGCTCGGAGAAACCTACTCAGTTAGCCTTCCTTACGAGATCCGTAAAGTCCTCTGTGAAAGGCTTGGTATCTTAGCGGATAAGGGCTGGCCCATCATTAAGCAGTTGGTTAATGACTATGGAGCACAGCCCGAGCTTATTTATGCTGCTGGACTCTGCCACCAGTCAGCAGCGCGCAAATGGTTACTTAAACAACTTCAAAAGGCGGATTTGGAAGCTAACTTAGCTCTCCTAAAAGCGCTTGAATGCTGGGGAGCAGAGGTTCCTTGTAGTGTGATTAAGCAAAGCCTCAAATCACCTAGTCAAGCACACCGAATAGCTGGTCTGAATCTATTGATGTTCAAAGCGCATCAACTAGATGATGAAACTCTACTGCAACTATGTGAAGTCGCTCTAGTCGACTGGCGGGACCCAGTGGTGATTGCCGCAGTGCGCATCCTGCAACGTCGTGGTAGTCCTGCTATCTGCAAACGTCTCACCAATTTATGCTACCAGAGCTGTGGCTTAGTTGCAAGGACAGTGCTGCTCGCTCTTGGGTATATTAATAGCCCGAGTAGCAGACAGCAGCTCCTTAAACTTAGTGAGACATTGAGTGATGATAAGCTAAGTAGCGAAGCAAGAAAACAGCTGAGACAGCAATTCTAA
- a CDS encoding acyl-CoA dehydrogenase, which translates to MLSGREMMRKLKTCSGDQHDIATGIEWLISSADGSSTVAVEPMKMVDPMGPAEVSIHIDAAAEALLMNLTTNAANHEKHGLPRAVMDRLAAIGWLGTAPAVPLQRERAERLAMADVSVWFCWSQHQSPLRLLQSSSNNILRDRWLESLANGKAVGATAFAHLRRHGPANPIACPVPHGWELNGRLDWITGWDLADVVAVQMRAGHEKDAPVLALMLERKTQEQLPKPLQLFPPLELMVMGGTWSRPLKFNRHQIDDDAVLSSMPFETWCSRDKARTRFANPAAFGLARAALGDLRQQCERYAASSWLNGFQRLLAEARELRYRCYAAVDRPDELSNAQHHRLRAAALDLAQRCCQAALISHSGSAMYTGHASGRRLREAAFLQVQALIPPVQERLINSD; encoded by the coding sequence ATGTTGTCAGGTAGAGAAATGATGAGAAAATTAAAAACTTGCTCTGGCGATCAGCACGACATAGCTACGGGTATTGAGTGGTTAATTTCATCGGCTGATGGATCTTCGACAGTGGCTGTTGAGCCAATGAAGATGGTCGATCCCATGGGACCTGCCGAGGTGAGCATCCATATTGATGCGGCAGCCGAAGCATTGCTGATGAACCTGACGACCAACGCGGCAAACCATGAGAAGCATGGTTTGCCGCGTGCAGTGATGGACCGGCTAGCTGCCATTGGTTGGCTTGGAACTGCACCCGCAGTACCACTACAACGTGAGCGTGCCGAGCGACTTGCTATGGCGGATGTGTCTGTCTGGTTCTGCTGGTCACAACACCAATCGCCCCTCCGACTTCTGCAAAGCTCCTCCAACAACATTTTGAGGGATCGGTGGTTAGAGTCCCTAGCTAACGGCAAAGCGGTGGGTGCCACCGCATTCGCGCATCTGCGCCGACACGGCCCAGCGAATCCAATTGCTTGTCCGGTGCCTCATGGCTGGGAGCTTAATGGGCGGCTAGACTGGATCACAGGCTGGGACCTAGCAGATGTGGTGGCGGTGCAGATGCGGGCGGGACATGAGAAGGACGCACCGGTGCTGGCCCTGATGTTGGAGCGGAAGACACAAGAACAATTGCCCAAGCCTCTGCAACTTTTTCCCCCTCTAGAGTTAATGGTTATGGGGGGCACCTGGAGCCGGCCTCTGAAGTTCAATCGTCACCAGATTGACGATGATGCTGTGCTTAGCAGCATGCCTTTCGAAACCTGGTGTAGCCGCGACAAGGCTCGCACAAGATTTGCTAATCCAGCCGCCTTTGGACTTGCTCGGGCTGCCCTCGGGGACTTGCGACAGCAATGTGAGCGATATGCTGCTAGCAGCTGGCTCAACGGTTTCCAGCGACTACTGGCTGAAGCCCGAGAACTGCGTTACCGCTGTTACGCCGCGGTCGACAGGCCAGATGAACTCTCTAATGCACAACACCATAGACTGCGCGCAGCAGCGCTGGATCTGGCACAGCGCTGCTGTCAGGCTGCCCTAATCAGCCATTCGGGAAGTGCCATGTACACCGGACATGCAAGCGGTCGCCGCCTGCGTGAAGCAGCATTTCTGCAGGTGCAGGCCTTGATTCCACCTGTCCAGGAGAGATTAATTAATAGTGATTGA